The following are encoded in a window of Rosa chinensis cultivar Old Blush chromosome 4, RchiOBHm-V2, whole genome shotgun sequence genomic DNA:
- the LOC112200924 gene encoding uncharacterized protein LOC112200924: MARFFFTQSLQLRHSLLRCRPRPAQDHRAYSTRSGQLFEIEINPSTSSPSEGESEALMLKKLDDIVQRILVQKATPDWLPFVPGSSFWVPPRRSPLGVNDFVGRLADKLSDEESLSVATDRGWPCSGFFINGSESAETKVVGEEAEGSGELEVVEVDVKVLTANFEDE; the protein is encoded by the exons ATGGCCCGATTCTTCTTCACTCAGAGTCTCCAACTCCGCCACTCCCTCCTCCGGTGCCGGCCCCGGCCAGCCCAAGACCACCGGGCCTACTCGACCCGATCCGGGCAGCTCTTCGAGATCGAGATAAACCCCTCCACCTCCAGCCCATCGGAAGGCGAATCGGAGGCCCTCATGCTCAAGAAGCTAGACGACATCGTTCAGAGGATCCTCGTCCAGAAGGCCACCCCCGATTGGCTCCCCTTCGTTCCCGGCTCCTCCTTCTGGGTCCCGCCCCGACGGTCCCCCCTCGGAGTCAACGACTTCGTCGGAAGATTGGCGGACAAGCTCTCCGATGAGGAGTCCCTCTCCGTCGCCACCGACCGAGGCTGGCCCTGCTCTGGTTTTTTCATCAATG GCAGTGAATCTGCGGAAACAAAGGTGGTTGGTGAGGAGGCAGAAGGATCAGGAGAACTagaggtggtggaggtggatGTAAAGGTTTTGACAGCCAACTTCGAGGATGAGTAA